The DNA region CCCTTCTGGATCAGCGTGGCGCTGTCGACCTGGCTCTGCGGGAGGTCGTCCACGTTGACGGCCTCGACGTGGGCGCAGCCCGCGAGGCTCGTCGATACCAGCGGCAGGGCGAGGCGGAAGACCATTTTCGCGAGCGTCGTCACCGTTGGGCCTCCGTGGTGGTCGACGCCGCGTACCACGGCGGCGCGCGGGAGCGCAACACCCGGGACGGTCGCGTTGACCGTCGGTGGGGCTCTCCTCTAGACTTGGGAAAACTACGTCCGCGAGGGAGGCATGACGGTGCGGCGAGGCCGAGGCGCCCTGGCGCCGATTGCGGTTCTCAGCGTGTGGCTTGCCGGTTGTGCGACCGATCCGGGAGGCGGGCCTGGCCCCGACGCTGGACCCGGTTCCGACGATGGGGTTGGGCTGACCAAGATCGAGGGCCCGATCGGCGCCGCTGCGACCGGCGCGCTCCCGCGCCTCTTTTCACCCGGGGCGAAGGCAGAGGACGTGGCCCCTGACGGCTTTGTCCACACGCGTCTCGCCGCGATGCTCTTGCCGGGCACCCTCGTCGGCCCGCTGAACGGCGCGCTCGAGACCCACAAGGTCCGCGTGGCGGCCTGCGCGCCGGGCTTGCTCACCCTTACGCTGGCCATGCCGCGCGTGGCGGACCGCGCCGCGGCCGAGGAGCTCGCCGGACGCCTGAGAGGCACGGGGCTCTTCGCCGACGTGGCCCCGACCTACGTCGTGAGCGACCCCGACTTTGAGCCGCGTCCGGTCCCGAAGGCCGACGCGTCGGCGACGCCCGTGACGGGGCTCGGGCAGAAGAAGGCCGCGCTGAGGCCACCCTCCTCTCCGAGCGGCGAGGACCTCGCGCACCACGAGGCGATGCGGTTGCCGGCGGCGTGGAACCTGAAAGCGCTCGTGATCGCGCGTCCGGTCGGCACGCTGAACCTGCTCATCCCGGGGCAGTTCGCGACCGCGAATGCCCATCCGGACATCTCCTCTCAGCGCTTCGTGGACACGGGAGGTTTCGTGCTCTCCGGGACCTTCGACGGCTCCGGCGTCTACCTGAGCAGCGTCGCGGCCGCCGACTTCAACGGGAGCGGCCTGACGGGGATGAACGCCAAGGCCGGCGAGTCGATGATCACCTGGGGAGTGCCGCTCGGGACGCGCTGGGACTACTCCCAGATCCATACCGCGACGCTCGATGCCGCCGCCCGGATGGAGCCTACGGGGCGGACCGTGCTCCTCTGGCGCCATACCTGGAACAATCTGAGCTTCGCCCAGCTCTCGAAGCTCCAGCGGGTGGGCTATGCGCTCACCGCCCGGCTTCAAGCGAAGCTCCTCGAGCGCAGGCTGCTCGTCGTTTCGTCGGCGGGCAAGCGCCGGGCCCAGGGGACGGCGCCGCCGCCCGAGGAGACGGCGGTCTGGAACTCGGCCTTCAACCTGGATGCGAACGGGGGCGACTTCACCCAGCTCTTCACCGAGGCCGAGCGGCAGCAGGCCGACGTGCAGCGCATCCTGGGTCTCTCGCCCGAGCAGAACCGCCAGCGCAGCCTGAACCTCCTCGTGGCAGGAGCCACCGTGGCCGGGGGATGGGACGAGGCCTCCTTCTCCGCGCAGCCCTCCGAGGTGCGCGCGGTGGGCGAGGCGATCCCCGGCTACTGCGAGCCGAGCGCGAGCCTCTGCGCCTCGGGCCGCTTGCTCGTGAGCTCGACGGTCGCCGCCGCGGCGCAGCTCGCGGGGCTCGCGGCGTGGCTCTGGAATCTCAACTGGAACCTGGAGGGCAGAACGATCGCCGCGCTGCCTCTGCTCTCCTTCGAGCCCGCGCGGCTCGGGACGGTCAACGCGTACTGGGCCTCGCTGACGGGGGTCGGCAGCCTCAACGAGTCACGGCGCGCGACCCTCATGGACCTCGTCGGAGGTGGGGCGAGCGGCAACGACCCCGACGGGCGCTTCGACGAGAAGGACCTCGCGATCTGGGAGCAGAAGATGACGAGCTGGTCGAGCGGGCGCGTCTTCGACCGCTACGACCTGAACGGAGACGGCTATACCGTGCCCGACGAGCACCCCGAGGCCTTCGATCTCGACGGCTCGGGGCCGCCGTTCCCCGCGGTGGGGGAGGTGGCCTATATCGCCGAGGGGGCGCGTGTCACGCTGGACGAGGGGCAGGTCGAGGACCTCGAGGTGCTCTGCTACTACGCCTACTCGTCGATCTATCAGGGCGACGCCGACCGTCGCAAGGCGCTCCTCGGCACGCGCTGCAAGCTGCCCACGGTGCGTATCGCGCCGAGGCAGACCACCGTCCGGGCCAAGCTGGACGTGCTGCTCGAGGCGATCGTCGAGAACGGCAATGCGGCCGATCTGCGCTGGTCGGCTGATGGCGGAACGTTGCGGGCGCAGGACGGCTCGACCACCGCGACGTGGACGGCGCCCGACGTAGACGACAAGGTGTTCTCGGTGAAGGTCTGGCTCACCTCGCGGCCGCGCCGGCCGGCGGTGGCCTCGATCCGCGTGACCCGCTGTCCGCCGCCACCCACGTGCGCGCCTCCCGACGACCCGATCGTGAGCTGCAAGCTCCGAGACGAGTGCAACAAGAAGGATATCGTCTGCGACTGCAAGCCGGAACGAGGCAAGACCGAGCCCCGCTCGTGCAACCCGGTGACCTTTCGCTGCGAGCCCAAGCCGCCCTGCAACCACGCCTGTCCGACGGTGAACGCGACGGGCTGCGACGGCACGTACCTCAGCCTCTGCGAGGCGGACGAGAACGGCTGCCGGCGCTGGAAGCACCTCGAGAGCTGCGCACGCCCCTATTATCCTCCACAGGGGGGAGCTGGACTGACGAACAACCGCTTCTGCTACCCGGGCCACGGGCCGGTGAACGGCTATCCCGCCGACTACCTCGTCAGCGCGCCCCGGTGCGCCTGCAGGGCGGAGTACCACCTTCAGGATCCCTGCTTCTCGAACAAGACGGGCTGGGTCTGCTGGAGGGACATCCACTCGACGTCCCCCAATCCCTATGCCTGGAAGCTCTGCGCGATGGACCCCGTCGGAGCCTGCGCCATCGTCACCCACGACGGTCCGGGCGGCCTTGCGAGCTGCACGCCGCCGTATCCGTAGGAAGGTGTCCGACGTTCGCGCGCGCTTGAGCGCAGCTACCCTGGAGGCTACCGATGCGTTGGCGCTGGTTCACTGTGTTTGGCTCCGCGATGCTGGCCGGCTTCGCCGCTCCTGCGAGCGCCGAGCCCGGCGACACGCAGGTCCTCACCTGGCCCGACGGCGCACGCGCGGCGGTGAGCGTCACCATGGACGACGGCTACGCGAACCAGTGGCGCTATATGGCGCCGCTCCTGGCCTCGCGCGGCTACCGCGGGACCTTCTTTCTCATTACGAGCTGGATGGACGCGGAGAACCTCTGGCCCGCCTGGCAGGCCGTTGCCGCGGCGGGGCACGAGATCGGCTCGCACACCGTGAATCACGTGGGCCTGACCGAGCTCGACGCGGCGAAGGTGAAGGAGGAGCTCGAGACCTCCCGCGCGCGCATCCAGAAGGTGATCGGGCCTGAGCACGGGAGGACCTTCGGCTTTCCCTTCTCGAAGTCCTCGGCCGCGACGGCCTTGGCCGTGGAGCAGGCGGGCTACGAGGCCGCGCGGACCGGCGGGGAGAAGACGAATCCCGATACACCTCAAACCATGTTTCTCGTGCAGTCCAGGCATCCGCTGGCGGCCACGCCGCTCGCCGAGATGAACGGCTGGGTGGACGAGGTGAAGAAGTCCGGCGGCTGGCTGGTCGTCGGCGTCCACGGGGTCGTCGACGCGGTCCAGCGCTATCCCGCGAGCCACGAGGGCTGGGAGCCGGTTCCCCTCGAGCGGTACGTGGCCTTCGTGGATCACCTGGCGGCGGCGGGGAGCGCGCTCTGGGTCGCGCCCTTCGGGGAGGCGGCGCGGTACGTGCGGGCCCGCACCGGGGCCGGCGTGAAGGTCCTCGAGCGCGGGCCCCGGCAGTTCGTGCTGGAGTTCGTGGCTCCGGCCGCGAGTCCTCCGCTGTC from Deltaproteobacteria bacterium includes:
- a CDS encoding polysaccharide deacetylase family protein; the encoded protein is MRWRWFTVFGSAMLAGFAAPASAEPGDTQVLTWPDGARAAVSVTMDDGYANQWRYMAPLLASRGYRGTFFLITSWMDAENLWPAWQAVAAAGHEIGSHTVNHVGLTELDAAKVKEELETSRARIQKVIGPEHGRTFGFPFSKSSAATALAVEQAGYEAARTGGEKTNPDTPQTMFLVQSRHPLAATPLAEMNGWVDEVKKSGGWLVVGVHGVVDAVQRYPASHEGWEPVPLERYVAFVDHLAAAGSALWVAPFGEAARYVRARTGAGVKVLERGPRQFVLEFVAPAASPPLSLRTELPETWAEVNVTGLGPALVVLSAPANAEGKRFVTYRARPPATVTIWAAAVPVASQADAGPDARPTDRPMTVRRDAGPDGGEAVAPRSGCEVGGRGTSFGSSGWNPWLAVLLGWGSWRRRARRAGRAARNAES